TGTAGCGCCAAGGATTTTTGAAGTCTGACAGCAGTTGGAAACATCAGTGTGTTGGTGAAGATTAAATCCTTCATCAAGCTATTGCTGATGGGGGAAAAGCTGTACTTTTCCCTCCACATTGGAACAAGCTCAGGTACTGATGGAATCACAAGATTTTCCACTTTCAGAAAGCAAAGGGCCTGCAAATTAATTTCCATTACGAATTGTTCCAAGAAAAGAGTATAAAGATTAAACAAgtgattaataaatttttattattcttaaaaaaaaaaaaaacttacagaTTCTAGGGCAGTAAGTAGTTTCTGCAGCATTCCTTTGCCCCTGTACTTTTCACAGGTTCCAACAAATGGCATCTCAGCTAGCTTGTTTCCATGCACCCTATAGAATCATCATCAACCCAACACTCATTACGTTAAATGGATAGTCATGCTGCACTTTGCACAAGCTTAACAATGGATATATCAgaaaaacaagacaaaaataaaaataaaaataatcaatataccTTAAGGATACGACTGATATAATTTCATCATTGTGTTCCAATACAGCAGTGAAAAAACGTCGAAAATTCAACCGAACTAAATTAGACCTGAAAGAcagaatttaaatgaatttttctttcaaacaaGAAGATTGATTTCGAAAAAAATAATGCTTACCCACGATTATAGACGACACTCTGGATGATATTTATTGTGGTAAATCGATCAATGTTGGGTAAAAAGATTTCATTCATGATGGTCCATGCTACTGTAATTTTGCAATTGCATTCGACCATTTTGTGTAGATCATTACCACTTTTAGACATCGTCGATGCTGGCATCCATTGCAGTAGAGTCCAAGAATAACCATTATCTAGTTCATTTCTTACTCCCACCATCTCCTTCAGCTTCgtatatatcttataaagagggaaaaaagaaagTTGAATATAACAATAGCAAAGAGAAACGACAtcttcaaaatattttgaatgatcatttaaataatacaacaatAGCATAAACTAAAGAAGCACCTCCCCGCAGATGTTGCTGCAAAATGCATTGGGACAATTGAGATCTAT
Above is a genomic segment from Mangifera indica cultivar Alphonso chromosome 3, CATAS_Mindica_2.1, whole genome shotgun sequence containing:
- the LOC123210973 gene encoding uncharacterized protein LOC123210973; its protein translation is MPFVGTCEKYRGKGMLQKLLTALESALCFLKVENLVIPSVPELVPMWREKYSFSPISNSLMKDLIFTNTLMFPTAVRLQKSLALQPTDPTDADDDKLNRVALPDLNLAPPEDDLN